From Coffea arabica cultivar ET-39 chromosome 2e, Coffea Arabica ET-39 HiFi, whole genome shotgun sequence, the proteins below share one genomic window:
- the LOC113729632 gene encoding fasciclin-like arabinogalactan protein 7, protein MESKLFFMIISMLVVWCSTSVNSQSVGSPPISSPAPAPALEHVNLTHLLSYAGPFHTFLNYLEKTKVLETFQNQANNTEEGITIFAPTDDAFSKLKNPSLSNLTDDQIKSVLLFHALSHYYSLSDFKNLSQMSPVITYAGGQYNLNFTDVSGDISIDSRWTKTKVSSIVVATNPIAVYEIKKVLLPEAIFGTDIPPTVAPVPAPHTPVADVGGSNSSPKSSPSSSCKISNLDILTQLILAIASGVVLMFS, encoded by the coding sequence ATGGAAAGTAAATTGTTTTTCATGATTATTTCAATGTTGGTGGTTTGGTGCTCTACATCAGTCAATTCACAATCTGTTGGATCTCCTCCAATCTCAAGTCCAGCACCAGCTCCAGCCCTAGAACACGTGAACCTCACACACTTACTTTCTTATGCTGGTCCATTCCACACCTTCCTTAACTACCTTGAGAAGACCAAAGTCttagaaactttccaaaaccAAGCCAACAATACTGAAGAAGGCATTACAATTTTTGCCCCAACAGATGATGCCTTCTCCAAGCTCAAGAACCCATCTCTGTCTAATCTCACCGATGATCAGATTAAATCAGTCCTCCTTTTCCATGCCTTATCTCATTACTACTCCCTATCAGACTTCAAGAACCTTAGCCAAATGAGCCCAGTGATAACTTATGCCGGTGGACAATACAACTTGAATTTCACAGATGTGTCTGGAGATATATCTATTGATTCAAGATGGACTAAAACAAAAGTCAGTAGCATTGTTGTTGCAACTAACCCTATCGCTGtttatgagataaaaaaagttCTTCTTCCAGAAGCGATTTTTGGCACTGACATTCCACCAACTGTAGCACCCGTACCTGCTCCTCATACCCCTGTTGCTGATGTTGGTGGGAGCAATTCGTCTCCAAAATCATCTCCATCTTCCTCTTGCAAGATTAGCAACTTGGATATCTTAACTCaattgattttggcaattgcAAGTGGAGTAGTTTTAATGTTCTCCTAA